In Fusarium poae strain DAOMC 252244 chromosome Unknown contig_2, whole genome shotgun sequence, a single genomic region encodes these proteins:
- a CDS encoding uncharacterized protein (TransMembrane:3 (i60-77o83-103i124-147o)) has protein sequence MAGPFYLDSVVVDEFLVKEFVRNPDLAGPLQNILPMLNKVSKTLRTFGDWLMTNNAVGAFCRWAPILGTFISAVILFRKNPVAGAPALVMAMAGLVGEFRAMSQGSIKKALWEGIKALAGQLKWSLLWNPWFIAGAIALVGVIWVLYTTWF, from the coding sequence ATGGCCGGCCCTTTCTATTTGGATAGTGTAGTGGTTGATGAATTCCTGGTCAAGGAATTCGTCCGCAACCCAGACTTGGCAGGGCCCCTACAAAATATCTTGCCCATGCTCAACAAGGTGTCAAAAACTCTCAGAACTTTCGGGGATTGGCTAATGACCAATAATGCCGTGGGAGCCTTCTGCAGATGGGCCCCAATCTTGGGTACATTTATCTCGGCCGTGATTTTATTTAGAAAGAATCCGGTGGCGGGGGCACCCGCTCTTGTCATGGCGATGGCCGGACTTGTGGGAGAGTTCAGAGCGATGTCGCAAGGAAGCATTAAAAAAGCGTTATGGGAAGGTATCAAGGCTCTTGCAGGTCAACTTAAATGGTCTCTTCTTTGGAATCCCTGGTTTATTGCGGGTGCTATAGCTCTTGTCGGAGTGATTTGGGTCCTATACACAACATGGTTTTAG
- a CDS encoding uncharacterized protein (SECRETED:SignalP(1-26)): MAAHSLIKGLIVGSGLLAAAVQASSGDHRLNARDNGGYRPEPQGHFVCVEQHKIVKVTVGEPGGECTMTTTYPGTSVGYPRGLPLPRRQPQRRRRPSHAMRTGDNPAVNENVGPGGNINAIGYNILDNYLYGFVAVSGGRWQLIQIDAEGGHQLLPLTVDRFYSTGDIDANGQLWIGASGTTAWAQIDLDPDSARYGQLVDSGTMKVPGNFVADWVFLENGGPYLYSIAWSTTARLVRWSIERKEWTEVRDYGNVTPAAPQFGALYAVGDEMWGSDNASGKIIAFPVLDDNAPARDISAGPPSNSNDGARCLAAPAPSNR, from the exons ATGGCAGCTCACTCTTTGATCAAGGGCCTCATCGTCGGGTCAGGTCTCCTCGCGGCCGCCGTGCAGGCTTCCTCGGGAGATCATCGCCTGAATGCTCGAGACAATGGCGGCTACAGGCCTGAGCCCCAGGGACATTTTGTCTGCGTCGAGCAGCACAAGATCGTCAAGGTGACCGTCGGTGAACCCGGGGGCGAGTGCACCATGACGACCACGTACCCCGGGACCTCTGTTGGATATCCCCGGGGACTACCCTTACCCCGACGCCAACCTCAACGCCGCCGCCGGCCTTCTCATGCGATGAGG ACTGGCGACAATCCGGCTGTCAACGAGAACGTCGGGCCTGGCGGTAACATCAATGCCATCGGTTATAATATCCTTGACAATTACCTCTATGGCTTTGTGGCCGTGAGTGGCGGCCGGTGGCAGCTGATCCAGATTGACGCCGAGGGTGGTCACCAACTGCTTCCCCTCACGGTTGACCGTTTCTACAGCACGGGAGATATTGACGCCAACGGTCAGCTGTGGATTGGGGCATCTGGGACTACGGCTTGGGCACAGATCGACCTGGACCCTGATTCGGCGAGGTACGGACAGCTCGTAGATTCGGGTACTATGAAAGTCCCAGGAAACTTCGTTGCTGACTGGGTGTTCCTTGAGAACGGCGGCCCATACCTCTACTCGATTGCCTGGTCGACCACAGCTCGCCTTGTTCGCTGGTCCATCGAGAGAAAGGAGTGGACGGAGGTCCGTGACTACGGCAACGTCACGCCCGCGGCGCCTCAGTTCGGCGCCCTGTACGCTGTTGGCGATGAGATGTGGGGAAGCGACAACGCCTCTGGCAAAATcatcgcgttccctgtcctGGACGATAATGCGCCGGCGAGGGATATCAGCGCAGGGCCGCCATCGAACAGCAACGATGGTGCGCGTTGCCTCGCTGCCCCAGCACCTTCGAACCGCTAA